One window from the genome of Garra rufa chromosome 1, GarRuf1.0, whole genome shotgun sequence encodes:
- the dcaf7 gene encoding DDB1- and CUL4-associated factor 7 isoform X1: MSLHGKRKEIYKYEAPWTVYAMNWSVRPDKRFRLALGSFVEEYNNKVQLVGLEEESSEFVCRNTFDHPYPTTKIMWIPDTKGVYPDLLATSGDYLRIWRVNDTETRLECLLNNNKNSDFCAPLTSFDWNEVDPNLLGTSSIDTTCTIWGLETGQVLGRVNLVSGHVKTQLIAHDKEVYDIAFSRAGGGRDMFASVGADGSVRMFDLRHLEHSTIIYEDPQHHPLLRLCWNKQDPNYLATMAMDGMEVVILDVRVPCTPVARLNNHRACVNGIAWAPHSSCHICTAVADDHQALIWDIQQMPRAIEDPILAYTAEGEINNVQWASTQPDWIAICYNNCLEILRV, from the exons ATGTCGTTGCACGGTAAGCGAAAAGAGATCTACAAATACGAGGCGCCATGGACGGTTTATGCTATGAACTGGAGCGTCAGACCCGACAAGCGCTTTCGGCTGGCGCTCGGCAGCTTCGTCGAGGAATATAACAACAAG GTCCAGCTGGTGGGTCTTGAGGAGGAAAGCTCAGAGTTTGTATGCAGGAACACCTTCGATCATCCGTACCCCACCACCAAGATCATGTGGATCCCAGACACCAAGGGTGTCTATCCAGACCTGCTGGCCACCAGTGGAGACTACCTGCGCATTTGGAGG GTGAACGACACAGAGACCCGTCTGGAGTGTCTCCTGAATAATAACAAGAACTCTGACTTCTGTGCGCCTCTGACCTCTTTTGACTGGAATGAAGTGGACCCCAATCTTCTGG GCACGTCTAGTATTGATACCACCTGCACGATCTGGGGTTTAGAGACAGGACAGGTCCTGGGAAGGGTCAACCTGGTGTCAGGCCATGTCAAAACACAACTAATTGCTCACGACAAGGAG GTGTATGACATCGCATTCAGCCGTGCGGGTGGTGGTCGTGATATGTTTGCATCTGTGGGAGCTGACGGATCCGTGCGCATGTTTGACCTGCGACACCTGGAGCACAGCACCATCATCTATGAGGACCCTCAACATCACCCGCTGCTGCGCCTGTGCTGGAATAAACAGGACCCCAACTACTTGGCCACTATGGCCATGGATGGCATGGAG GTGGTGATTCTAGATGTGCGTGTGCCATGCACGCCTGTGGCTCGTCTCAATAATCATCGTGCCTGTGTGAACGGCATCGCATGGGCGCCACACTCCTCCTGTCACATATGTACAGCAG TAGCGGACGATCACCAGGCTTTGATCTGGGACATCCAGCAGATGCCGCGAGCCATCGAGGACCCCATCCTGGCCTACACAGCCGAGGGAGAGATCAATAACGTGCAGTGGGCCTCCACTCAGCCTGACTGGATTGCCATTTGCTACAACAACTGTCTGGAGATCCTGCGGGTGTAG
- the dcaf7 gene encoding DDB1- and CUL4-associated factor 7 isoform X2 yields MSLHGKRKEIYKYEAPWTVYAMNWSVRPDKRFRLALGSFVEEYNNKVQLVGLEEESSEFVCRNTFDHPYPTTKIMWIPDTKGVYPDLLATSGDYLRIWRVNDTETRLECLLNNNKNSDFCAPLTSFDWNEVDPNLLGTSSIDTTCTIWGLETGQVLGRVNLVSGHVKTQLIAHDKEVYDIAFSRAGGGRDMFASVGADGSVRMFDLRHLEHSTIIYEDPQHHPLLRLCWNKQDPNYLATMAMDGMEVVILDVRVPCTPVARLNNHRACVNGIAWAPHSSCHICTAADDHQALIWDIQQMPRAIEDPILAYTAEGEINNVQWASTQPDWIAICYNNCLEILRV; encoded by the exons ATGTCGTTGCACGGTAAGCGAAAAGAGATCTACAAATACGAGGCGCCATGGACGGTTTATGCTATGAACTGGAGCGTCAGACCCGACAAGCGCTTTCGGCTGGCGCTCGGCAGCTTCGTCGAGGAATATAACAACAAG GTCCAGCTGGTGGGTCTTGAGGAGGAAAGCTCAGAGTTTGTATGCAGGAACACCTTCGATCATCCGTACCCCACCACCAAGATCATGTGGATCCCAGACACCAAGGGTGTCTATCCAGACCTGCTGGCCACCAGTGGAGACTACCTGCGCATTTGGAGG GTGAACGACACAGAGACCCGTCTGGAGTGTCTCCTGAATAATAACAAGAACTCTGACTTCTGTGCGCCTCTGACCTCTTTTGACTGGAATGAAGTGGACCCCAATCTTCTGG GCACGTCTAGTATTGATACCACCTGCACGATCTGGGGTTTAGAGACAGGACAGGTCCTGGGAAGGGTCAACCTGGTGTCAGGCCATGTCAAAACACAACTAATTGCTCACGACAAGGAG GTGTATGACATCGCATTCAGCCGTGCGGGTGGTGGTCGTGATATGTTTGCATCTGTGGGAGCTGACGGATCCGTGCGCATGTTTGACCTGCGACACCTGGAGCACAGCACCATCATCTATGAGGACCCTCAACATCACCCGCTGCTGCGCCTGTGCTGGAATAAACAGGACCCCAACTACTTGGCCACTATGGCCATGGATGGCATGGAG GTGGTGATTCTAGATGTGCGTGTGCCATGCACGCCTGTGGCTCGTCTCAATAATCATCGTGCCTGTGTGAACGGCATCGCATGGGCGCCACACTCCTCCTGTCACATATGTACAGCAG CGGACGATCACCAGGCTTTGATCTGGGACATCCAGCAGATGCCGCGAGCCATCGAGGACCCCATCCTGGCCTACACAGCCGAGGGAGAGATCAATAACGTGCAGTGGGCCTCCACTCAGCCTGACTGGATTGCCATTTGCTACAACAACTGTCTGGAGATCCTGCGGGTGTAG